From Enterococcus mediterraneensis, the proteins below share one genomic window:
- a CDS encoding ABC transporter ATP-binding protein → MTLTTEKLGYWYETDRPLFEDVSLTFEAGKMYGILGSSGSGKTTFLSLIAGLDTPKAGTITFQERSLKQIGLQNYRRQDVSIVFQAYNLLPYLSAVDNVVTAMEIAGSKQPDKKAYALENLAKVGITSEMAHKKVTFLSGGQQQRVAIVRALCCEHELIVADEPTGNLDEATSQEIVKLFQEIAHQENRCVILVTHEPAVGKVCDVVYELKNQEFSEILL, encoded by the coding sequence ATGACATTAACAACGGAAAAACTAGGCTATTGGTACGAAACTGATCGACCACTTTTTGAAGATGTTTCATTGACATTTGAAGCGGGGAAAATGTATGGGATCTTAGGTTCCAGCGGTTCAGGCAAAACAACCTTTCTTTCGCTGATCGCCGGTCTTGATACACCTAAAGCTGGAACCATCACGTTCCAAGAGCGTTCCTTGAAACAGATCGGATTGCAAAATTATCGGCGACAAGACGTATCCATCGTTTTTCAAGCCTATAATCTGCTGCCGTACTTATCGGCAGTGGACAATGTAGTGACGGCGATGGAGATCGCCGGTTCAAAACAGCCAGACAAAAAAGCTTATGCTTTAGAGAATTTGGCAAAGGTGGGGATCACATCAGAAATGGCGCATAAAAAAGTGACATTTCTTTCCGGCGGTCAGCAGCAGCGGGTAGCTATCGTGCGGGCGTTGTGCTGTGAGCATGAGCTGATCGTCGCCGATGAGCCTACCGGAAATCTTGATGAAGCCACTTCGCAAGAAATCGTGAAACTTTTTCAAGAAATCGCTCATCAGGAAAACCGCTGTGTCATTTTAGTTACTCATGAGCCGGCAGTCGGCAAAGTTTGCGATGTAGTCTATGAATTGAAAAATCAAGAATTCAGCGAGATCCTTTTATAG
- a CDS encoding ABC transporter permease codes for MNFFKRAMQSLWAKKGRSLLLIAVFAAILVFVLAGLTIRSAAETSVENAKKSVGATVTLSANRQAMFNKKTESDSEQTSSSEETRPDPGSFSLTPVNLTDAEKIAALAGVKSYSFETSASADQSTGAEPISSEDTSSESEETEGMGGPGGKMQMQSQGDFQIKGVSNSEDYSDFSSGTAKLIDGTAITTEDEGSANVLIEKALAEANELAVGDTFKIKNSDDEDVEVTIKGIYETSETGDSMGMRFNFMNPANTIIASYTFANSLNGDDSADTIDSAVYTLEDPKDMEDFVAKAEKLIDKETFSLQTNDQMYQQMLQPLNNVASFAKNIVLLVAAAGVIILTLIVMMSIRERKYEIGVLLSLGEARAKVIGQFFVEIVVCMIIALGIAGVSGNLVGNAVGNQLLSQQSTSAQTAEGQNGPGGQGMPGAQGERGQGRVGKMANLTASQEVKDLNISVKPMEIVSLAGIGLGISMFSILLSSAGILRLNPKKILIS; via the coding sequence ATGAATTTTTTTAAACGGGCAATGCAAAGCCTTTGGGCAAAAAAAGGTCGCAGTTTGCTGTTGATCGCAGTTTTTGCCGCTATTTTAGTTTTTGTCTTAGCGGGTTTGACGATCCGCAGCGCGGCAGAGACATCTGTCGAAAATGCCAAGAAAAGTGTAGGCGCAACGGTGACACTTTCCGCGAATCGACAAGCGATGTTCAATAAAAAGACAGAAAGTGATTCTGAGCAAACAAGCAGCTCTGAAGAAACTCGACCGGATCCCGGCAGTTTTTCTCTGACACCGGTCAATTTAACGGATGCTGAAAAAATCGCCGCATTAGCTGGCGTAAAGTCGTATTCTTTTGAAACCAGCGCTTCGGCGGATCAAAGTACTGGTGCAGAACCAATCTCCAGCGAAGATACCAGCTCTGAATCAGAGGAAACAGAAGGAATGGGCGGACCTGGCGGCAAGATGCAAATGCAAAGCCAAGGGGATTTCCAAATCAAAGGTGTGTCCAATAGTGAAGATTACAGTGATTTTTCTTCTGGTACGGCAAAACTGATCGACGGGACAGCCATTACAACAGAAGATGAAGGATCTGCCAATGTATTGATCGAAAAAGCGTTGGCTGAAGCAAATGAATTAGCAGTAGGTGATACTTTCAAAATCAAAAACAGCGATGACGAAGATGTCGAAGTGACGATCAAAGGGATTTATGAAACCAGCGAGACTGGCGACAGCATGGGAATGCGATTTAATTTTATGAACCCTGCCAATACGATCATCGCTTCTTATACCTTTGCTAACAGTTTGAATGGCGACGATTCTGCCGATACGATCGATTCAGCTGTATATACATTAGAAGATCCGAAAGATATGGAGGACTTTGTTGCAAAAGCTGAAAAACTGATCGATAAAGAAACATTCAGTCTGCAAACCAATGATCAAATGTATCAGCAAATGCTGCAGCCATTGAACAATGTCGCAAGTTTTGCGAAAAATATCGTGCTGCTGGTAGCGGCGGCCGGTGTGATCATCTTGACATTGATCGTTATGATGTCGATCCGCGAACGAAAATATGAGATCGGCGTGTTGCTTTCATTAGGTGAAGCAAGAGCAAAAGTTATCGGACAATTTTTCGTAGAAATCGTCGTCTGCATGATCATCGCGTTAGGGATCGCTGGGGTCAGCGGCAATCTGGTGGGCAATGCAGTGGGCAATCAGCTATTGTCTCAACAAAGTACGTCTGCTCAAACAGCAGAGGGACAAAATGGACCAGGAGGCCAAGGAATGCCAGGTGCTCAAGGTGAACGGGGTCAAGGCAGGGTTGGCAAGATGGCGAATTTGACTGCCAGTCAAGAAGTGAAGGACTTGAACATTTCCGTTAAACCAATGGAGATCGTCAGTCTTGCCGGTATCGGTCTAGGCATCAGCATGTTTTCAATCTTACTTTCATCAGCTGGCATCTTACGGCTGAATCCGAAAAAAATATTGATTTCTTAG
- a CDS encoding response regulator transcription factor produces the protein MIKFLVVEDEQILSDNIKEIISDLGEVVQVYDGAEGLFEAESGIYDLILLDLMLPEKNGYQLLAELRQKKIMTPVLILTAKDSLEDKIEGFEKGADDYLTKPFYREELILRVKALLKRSLGLYDENSVNFGTISCNLANNQVLYQGESLPIQGKEFELLLYFIQNKGVILTKEQIFDRIWGFDSETTITVVEVYMSHLRKHLKPSGMDQAFKTLRNVGYILQEQEQV, from the coding sequence ATGATCAAATTTTTAGTTGTAGAGGACGAACAGATCCTCTCAGACAATATCAAAGAAATCATTTCCGACTTGGGCGAGGTGGTTCAGGTCTATGATGGTGCAGAAGGGTTATTTGAAGCAGAAAGCGGTATTTATGATTTGATACTTTTAGATTTGATGCTGCCGGAGAAAAACGGCTATCAACTACTGGCAGAATTACGACAGAAGAAAATCATGACACCGGTTTTGATTTTAACTGCCAAAGACAGTTTAGAAGATAAGATCGAGGGCTTTGAAAAAGGTGCCGATGACTATTTGACGAAACCTTTTTATCGAGAAGAATTGATTTTGCGGGTCAAAGCGCTTTTGAAACGTTCCTTGGGCTTATACGATGAAAATTCCGTGAACTTTGGAACGATTTCCTGCAACCTTGCCAATAATCAAGTTCTCTATCAAGGAGAGAGTTTGCCGATCCAAGGAAAAGAATTTGAATTGCTGCTGTATTTTATCCAAAACAAAGGCGTCATTCTGACAAAAGAACAGATTTTCGATCGTATCTGGGGTTTTGATTCCGAAACTACTATCACAGTCGTTGAAGTCTATATGAGCCATCTGCGGAAACATTTGAAACCCAGCGGCATGGATCAGGCTTTCAAAACATTGCGAAATGTCGGCTACATTTTGCAAGAACAGGAGCAGGTATGA
- a CDS encoding sensor histidine kinase has protein sequence MNQELSKKQRWYFFGINVSAFAIVFLLLGFIILQLLNQSAYRQTDLSLTEMTQDQHLLQMEIARFQQNDPFLKQPDTNSPSAKQLGNRFNTQIVLWSQDGEILNKDALGGRFNELQTLTLDTNNLQKITPVAIKGDQDNTAINFRSITIKANVADSQIAYIQILANTDQIASSMATFRSILVICMVIFWLLSIALSYYISKMNMRPIWAAWQKQQEFVENASHELRTPLTIIQNSLQRLFTRPDRTILEESETIAQALNETRRLTGLTSDLLTIARSDSNQLIIEKNEITPNDFIQQLVKPFQEIAEMEEKQFVLENLADRTVSADEKKLHQVLVILLDNALKYTDKKDTILLHSEIINDAWLIEVKNTGPSISDSDKKQIFERFYREDRSRSKETGGYGLGLAIAKQIVTEHKGKITVHDWQPRGVVFQIRLPKAVV, from the coding sequence ATGAATCAAGAACTGTCAAAAAAACAGCGCTGGTATTTTTTCGGGATCAATGTCAGTGCCTTTGCGATCGTGTTTCTATTATTAGGTTTTATCATTTTGCAACTATTGAACCAGTCGGCGTATCGACAGACCGATCTTTCTTTGACGGAAATGACACAGGATCAGCACCTTTTACAAATGGAAATCGCTCGTTTCCAGCAAAATGATCCCTTTTTAAAACAGCCTGATACTAACTCACCCTCTGCTAAACAGCTTGGCAATCGTTTCAATACCCAGATCGTTTTGTGGTCACAAGACGGCGAGATATTGAATAAAGATGCATTAGGCGGACGTTTCAATGAGCTGCAGACTCTTACACTTGATACAAATAATCTGCAAAAAATCACCCCGGTAGCGATCAAAGGCGATCAGGATAACACCGCAATCAATTTTCGATCCATCACTATCAAAGCCAATGTTGCTGACAGTCAGATCGCTTATATCCAGATTTTAGCGAATACCGACCAGATCGCCTCTTCTATGGCTACCTTCCGTTCGATTTTGGTGATCTGTATGGTGATTTTCTGGCTGCTGTCCATCGCACTGAGCTACTATATTTCAAAAATGAATATGCGGCCGATCTGGGCAGCTTGGCAAAAACAACAGGAATTTGTGGAAAATGCGTCTCATGAACTGCGTACCCCGTTGACGATCATCCAAAACAGCTTGCAGCGGCTTTTTACGCGACCGGACCGCACGATTTTAGAAGAATCGGAAACGATCGCCCAGGCGTTGAATGAAACCCGCCGACTAACGGGTCTTACCAGTGATCTGCTGACCATCGCCCGCAGTGATTCCAATCAGCTGATCATCGAAAAAAACGAGATCACACCAAATGACTTCATCCAGCAATTGGTCAAACCGTTCCAGGAAATCGCAGAAATGGAAGAGAAACAATTTGTTTTGGAAAATCTGGCGGATCGAACTGTTTCAGCTGACGAAAAAAAATTGCATCAGGTCTTGGTCATCCTTTTAGATAACGCACTGAAATATACCGACAAAAAAGATACGATCTTACTGCACTCTGAGATCATCAACGATGCTTGGCTGATCGAAGTCAAAAACACCGGGCCTTCCATCAGCGACAGCGATAAGAAGCAGATCTTCGAGCGATTCTATCGCGAAGACCGCTCTCGTTCCAAAGAGACTGGCGGTTACGGTTTAGGTCTGGCAATCGCCAAACAGATCGTAACAGAACATAAAGGCAAGATCACCGTTCATGACTGGCAGCCGCGAGGAGTCGTCTTCCAGATTCGTCTGCCAAAAGCTGTGGTTTAA
- a CDS encoding ABC1 kinase family protein, producing the protein MTSQNQPFPSKSQRLKEILRVFTKYRVVQNLSQQKNPQEVRHAFEELGPTFIKIGQMLSVRPDLLSPAYLQTFQSLQDNIRSDDFTEVKKLLEHEWSLPLEDIFSSFEPVPFASASIGQAHRAVLKSGQTVVVKVQHPGIITAINTDLALFEKALPLIRVIPESNVIDIKSVLKEVRRSLDDETDFMKEKQQAEEFYQKNNGWKQVQVPKVYPEYCTQKVIVLEWMAGQSIRYFLKTDPEKAAYSNVTNQELKNEVGRLLVESYMKQIFEDGFFHADPHPGNLFIHLLDETENSQAFINKKRVGVLGGVDYTLKWQDVPELPPYRLIYLDFGMMGHLNDYLRSRLADALIALYTQDSQEVGKAVLRLCKQEGPFNEDNFYQELDHFLQNYADLPIKELDLQEVLGRVIWICHTNNLQLNQEITLLIKAFSTLEGLVEELDPNLSLMEVIQPFAQKYFLRRIDLQETTGRYLLDFLKAGKALPKLPHRLLSALDTFTRGNSRVQLTVSDQPQLLAYVEKMVTRLVIGWLLASVIIGSSLLLINTARQPEWVTHLGIAGLIFVAVVLLLHLLRSIYLYFRK; encoded by the coding sequence TGGTGCAAAATCTCAGTCAGCAAAAAAATCCACAGGAAGTCCGCCACGCTTTTGAAGAATTGGGACCTACGTTTATAAAGATCGGACAAATGCTGTCAGTGCGCCCTGATCTGCTGAGCCCGGCATATTTGCAGACCTTTCAATCTTTACAAGACAATATCCGCAGTGACGATTTTACAGAAGTAAAAAAATTACTGGAACACGAATGGTCATTACCGTTAGAAGATATTTTTTCTTCTTTTGAACCAGTCCCCTTTGCTTCGGCTTCCATCGGACAAGCGCATCGTGCCGTGCTGAAAAGCGGACAGACTGTTGTCGTCAAAGTTCAGCATCCCGGGATCATCACAGCCATCAATACAGACTTAGCATTGTTTGAAAAAGCCCTGCCGTTGATCCGGGTGATTCCTGAAAGCAACGTGATAGATATCAAAAGCGTATTAAAAGAGGTCCGCCGCTCACTAGACGATGAGACGGATTTCATGAAAGAAAAACAGCAGGCAGAAGAGTTTTATCAAAAAAACAACGGGTGGAAACAAGTCCAAGTCCCAAAAGTCTATCCGGAGTACTGTACCCAAAAAGTGATCGTTTTGGAATGGATGGCCGGACAAAGTATCCGTTACTTTTTAAAGACCGATCCTGAAAAAGCTGCTTATTCGAACGTCACCAATCAAGAATTGAAAAATGAAGTGGGCCGTCTGCTAGTAGAAAGTTATATGAAACAGATTTTTGAGGACGGATTTTTCCATGCGGATCCTCACCCCGGCAATTTATTTATTCATCTTTTAGATGAAACAGAAAACTCACAAGCATTTATCAACAAAAAGCGGGTAGGCGTTTTAGGCGGGGTGGATTATACCCTGAAATGGCAAGATGTGCCAGAACTGCCGCCCTATCGGCTGATTTATTTGGATTTTGGCATGATGGGACATCTCAATGACTACCTGCGTTCCCGTTTAGCGGATGCGCTGATCGCTTTATACACGCAAGATTCACAGGAAGTAGGGAAAGCTGTTTTACGGTTATGTAAGCAAGAAGGGCCATTCAACGAAGATAATTTTTATCAAGAGTTGGATCATTTTTTGCAAAATTACGCTGATTTGCCCATCAAAGAGCTGGATCTGCAAGAAGTACTGGGACGCGTGATCTGGATCTGTCATACCAATAATCTGCAATTAAATCAAGAAATCACTTTGCTGATCAAAGCCTTCAGCACATTAGAAGGTTTGGTGGAAGAACTCGATCCCAACCTTTCCTTGATGGAAGTGATTCAACCATTCGCCCAAAAATATTTTTTACGCCGTATCGATTTGCAGGAAACCACCGGCCGCTATCTGTTAGATTTTTTAAAAGCCGGCAAAGCATTGCCTAAACTGCCTCATCGGCTTTTATCCGCGTTAGATACCTTCACTCGCGGCAATAGTCGGGTGCAATTGACAGTAAGCGATCAGCCTCAATTATTGGCATATGTAGAAAAAATGGTGACTCGCTTAGTGATCGGCTGGCTGCTGGCCTCAGTGATCATCGGCTCCTCGCTGCTGTTGATCAATACTGCCCGCCAGCCAGAATGGGTGACCCATTTAGGAATCGCTGGACTGATTTTTGTAGCAGTCGTATTGCTCCTGCACCTCCTCCGTTCCATCTATCTGTATTTTCGCAAATGA
- a CDS encoding YaiI/YqxD family protein produces MRLVIDGDGSPVKEEVISLGKEFHLPVVIVTSVDHYTRKEYPAFVQFIYVDKGADRADYRIVKEIQKEDIVITQDYGLASLVLGKKARAFHHNGKEYLIETIDELLMQRYLGAQMRKSGSRTKGPKPFTAEDRQHFKQILREVLQKSSSLRK; encoded by the coding sequence ATGCGTTTAGTGATCGATGGCGATGGTTCGCCGGTCAAAGAAGAAGTCATTTCATTAGGGAAAGAATTCCATTTACCAGTTGTCATTGTGACGAGCGTGGATCATTATACTCGAAAAGAATATCCGGCATTTGTCCAATTTATTTATGTGGATAAGGGAGCGGATCGTGCGGATTATCGTATTGTCAAAGAGATTCAGAAAGAAGATATCGTCATCACCCAAGATTATGGTCTGGCATCGTTGGTGTTAGGAAAAAAAGCCCGTGCCTTCCATCATAATGGGAAAGAATATCTGATAGAAACTATCGATGAATTGCTGATGCAACGCTATCTGGGGGCACAGATGCGTAAATCCGGTTCTCGTACGAAAGGACCAAAGCCCTTCACAGCAGAAGATCGTCAACATTTCAAACAAATTTTGCGGGAAGTTTTACAAAAAAGCAGTAGTCTCAGAAAATAG